A stretch of DNA from Methanooceanicella nereidis:
GATAAAAAGGATGAGGCGTCTAAGTTCTGGAACGATTATTTTGATTATAGTAAGATCATCCACCTGTCTATGCTGGAACTCGAAAAAAGAGCTTTCAACGAAGGCTTCACTTTTGCGATAGCTTTCGTTAACGGTTCATGCCGGTTATGCGAGAAATGCAATATAGAAAATGGGATATGCGTTCATCCGAATATGGCCCGCATCCCGGAGCATGCGGTCGGTATTAACATGAAAAAAACAGCGGAGAAAGCCGGAATGGCTTTAAAGTTCCCGATAAAAGGCAATCCTGAGCCTATGAGTGTATTGCTTATTGATTAGTCTGATATATCCGCGTGACCAGTGGAAATAACAATATTATTCGAGAACACAAAACCGGACCACACTGACCTTATCCTGGATAATGGCCTTAAATGCTGACAGAAGCATTATTCCACAAAATCTTTGATGGGCGGGTTCTTGCTCAGGTTTTAAGTATGAAAGAACGTGTCGTACCTACCTGTCTTTGAGATGAAGTTTTTTATGGTTATGCCTGTCGGATGGCAGGTAGGCACGTAACCTCACAAAAACACGGAAACACAAAAATTTTTTTATATGATTTTTAAGAGCTCAAAAAGCACCAAAAACTTACTCACCAAATCACGAAGGCTCTAGTATCACCGTCAACGCTCTAACAGCTCTAACGCCCGGCTCAACGCACCAACCTGCTCTAAGTCACTAACGCTAAAACAAGACCCGAACATTCTCCAAGGGCACGAAAGTTTAATTCAC
This window harbors:
- a CDS encoding DUF2284 domain-containing protein; this translates as MTLDETQNKKFDDLKKSALELGAIDAKIIPAGDILVEDRVTLKCRVGCVGYGKKLTCPPYVPTPDEFRKILSEYSYAMLVKFRSPAETDDDVVKSIYKYWLDPAAPKDKKDEASKFWNDYFDYSKIIHLSMLELEKRAFNEGFTFAIAFVNGSCRLCEKCNIENGICVHPNMARIPEHAVGINMKKTAEKAGMALKFPIKGNPEPMSVLLID